A single genomic interval of Stenotrophomonas bentonitica harbors:
- the glnE gene encoding bifunctional [glutamate--ammonia ligase]-adenylyl-L-tyrosine phosphorylase/[glutamate--ammonia-ligase] adenylyltransferase: MPIPADAVPAALVPLVDRALARLALSLNDSGSWPPPEPVLAQLRQLAITSDFAIDTLCRQPALLSHLTQNDCPPLPLPELDPAQPADWPVRLRRYRTACSTRLIWRDLAGLDDVPATLAGATRLAEECLALALAALEQEFATRHGVVRAADGSAQQLVVFGLGKLGGGELNFSSDVDLVYAYPQGGESDGPRPLAAEEYFARLGQRLARLLDETTVDGFSHRVDLRLRPFGSAGRVALSFAGMDQYFQREGRDWERYAWLKARAVAGDIAAGEAWLQTLRPFVYRRYLDFTALDGLREMKAAITAEVSRRDMFDDIKRGPGGIREIEFLSQALQLIRGGREASLRERRLLHALPALVACGQMAPQDGEDLLHAYGFLRRLENRLQMLRDAQTHALPTDPTDRLRIACGLGYADWDALLAALDVQRDRVSTEFGALLAPRAGQAAPDALANYWRGLPDGGSAEVLAEAGFHDPGGADQSLRDFAQSLGVKSLSDSARARLDRVLPALLHAATRSPQPDAALKRVLGLLQAVLRRTSYLALLDEQPSALARLVDVLARSALLAERIAAYPLLLDELLDVRVSGPMPDAEAMQAECDASLAVDDPEAALRLLNETRLALSFRMALATLDGRQRAVDSTRQLAQLAQVVVVTALAMADADMRRAHGEVPGGRFAIIGYGSLGGLELGFGSDLDLVFLHDHPADQDSSNGARPLDPGRWYARLAQKVMALLGAVTAAGRLYDIDVRLRPDGGKGSLVSSLASYTEYQRERAWTWEHQALVRARGIAGDASLLSDFEHIRATTLARPRERDVLYADVVKMRARMRTELDRSDAARWDLKQGAGGIVDLEFLLQTGVLDSAGSNPQVLEPRDTPRLIDALAGIAWLPGGTREALHEAHAALLDVGLACTLDRRPRLAVPTPALEEAQRVITAACEAAELPFGPSPPQ; encoded by the coding sequence ATGCCGATCCCCGCCGATGCCGTCCCCGCCGCCCTCGTCCCCCTGGTCGACCGCGCGCTCGCCCGCCTTGCGCTCAGCCTGAACGACTCAGGTTCCTGGCCGCCGCCGGAACCTGTACTGGCCCAGCTCCGCCAACTCGCCATAACCAGCGACTTCGCCATCGACACCCTGTGCCGACAGCCCGCCCTGTTGTCGCATCTGACCCAAAACGACTGCCCGCCGCTTCCGCTCCCGGAACTGGACCCCGCGCAACCCGCCGACTGGCCCGTCCGCCTGCGCCGCTATCGCACAGCCTGCTCCACCCGCCTGATCTGGCGCGACCTGGCCGGCCTGGACGACGTCCCCGCCACTCTTGCGGGCGCCACCCGCCTGGCCGAGGAATGCCTCGCCCTGGCCCTGGCCGCGCTCGAGCAGGAATTCGCCACCCGCCACGGCGTGGTCCGCGCCGCCGACGGCAGCGCACAGCAACTGGTGGTGTTCGGCCTCGGCAAGCTCGGCGGCGGCGAACTCAACTTCAGCTCCGACGTCGACCTCGTCTACGCCTACCCCCAGGGCGGCGAATCCGACGGCCCGCGCCCGCTCGCCGCCGAGGAATACTTCGCCCGCCTTGGCCAGCGCCTGGCCCGCCTGCTCGACGAAACCACCGTGGACGGCTTCAGCCACCGCGTCGACCTGCGCCTGCGCCCATTCGGCAGCGCCGGCCGCGTCGCGCTCTCGTTCGCCGGCATGGACCAGTACTTCCAGCGCGAAGGCCGCGACTGGGAACGCTACGCGTGGCTCAAGGCGCGCGCCGTGGCCGGTGACATCGCCGCCGGCGAAGCCTGGCTGCAGACCCTGCGCCCGTTCGTGTACCGCCGCTACCTCGACTTCACCGCGCTCGACGGCCTGCGCGAAATGAAAGCCGCCATCACCGCCGAAGTCTCGCGCCGCGACATGTTCGACGACATCAAGCGCGGCCCCGGCGGCATCCGCGAAATCGAATTCCTCTCCCAGGCCCTGCAGCTCATCCGCGGCGGCCGCGAAGCCAGCCTGCGCGAGCGCCGCTTGCTGCATGCACTGCCGGCACTGGTCGCCTGCGGCCAAATGGCCCCCCAGGACGGCGAAGACCTGCTGCACGCCTACGGCTTCCTGCGGCGGCTGGAAAACCGTCTGCAGATGCTGCGCGACGCCCAGACCCACGCGCTGCCCACCGACCCCACCGACCGCCTGCGCATCGCCTGCGGCCTCGGCTATGCCGACTGGGACGCGCTGCTGGCCGCCCTCGACGTGCAGCGCGACCGCGTCAGCACCGAATTCGGCGCGCTGCTCGCCCCGCGCGCCGGCCAGGCCGCGCCCGACGCACTGGCCAACTACTGGCGCGGCCTGCCCGACGGCGGCAGCGCAGAGGTGCTGGCCGAAGCCGGCTTCCACGATCCCGGCGGCGCCGACCAGTCGCTGCGCGACTTCGCCCAATCGCTCGGCGTGAAGTCGCTTTCCGACAGCGCCCGCGCGCGCCTGGACCGCGTGCTGCCCGCGCTGCTGCACGCCGCCACCCGCTCGCCGCAACCCGACGCCGCGCTCAAGCGCGTGCTCGGCCTGCTGCAGGCGGTCCTGCGCCGCACCAGCTACCTCGCCCTGCTCGACGAACAGCCCAGCGCATTGGCGCGGCTGGTCGACGTGCTCGCCCGCAGCGCGCTGCTGGCCGAGCGCATTGCTGCGTATCCGTTGTTGCTGGACGAACTGCTCGACGTCCGCGTCTCCGGCCCGATGCCCGACGCCGAGGCCATGCAGGCCGAGTGCGATGCCTCGCTGGCGGTGGACGATCCCGAAGCCGCGCTGCGCCTGCTCAATGAAACCCGCCTCGCACTCAGCTTCCGCATGGCGCTGGCCACGCTGGATGGCCGCCAGCGCGCCGTGGACAGCACCCGCCAGCTCGCCCAGCTCGCGCAGGTCGTGGTGGTCACCGCACTGGCCATGGCCGACGCCGACATGCGCCGCGCGCATGGCGAAGTACCGGGCGGGCGCTTCGCCATCATCGGCTACGGCAGCTTGGGTGGGCTGGAGCTCGGCTTCGGCTCCGATCTGGATCTGGTGTTCCTGCACGACCACCCGGCCGACCAGGACAGCAGCAACGGCGCGCGTCCGCTCGACCCGGGCCGCTGGTACGCGCGCCTGGCGCAGAAGGTGATGGCACTGCTCGGTGCCGTCACCGCCGCCGGCCGCCTGTACGACATCGACGTGCGCCTGCGCCCGGACGGCGGCAAGGGTTCGCTGGTGTCCTCGCTGGCCAGCTACACCGAATACCAGCGCGAGCGCGCCTGGACCTGGGAACACCAGGCGCTGGTGCGCGCACGCGGCATCGCCGGCGACGCCAGCCTGCTCAGCGATTTCGAACACATCCGCGCCACCACCCTCGCGCGTCCGCGCGAGCGCGACGTGCTGTATGCCGACGTAGTGAAAATGCGCGCCCGCATGCGCACCGAACTGGACCGCAGCGACGCCGCGCGCTGGGACCTGAAGCAGGGCGCAGGCGGCATCGTCGACCTCGAGTTCCTGCTGCAGACCGGCGTACTCGACAGCGCCGGCAGCAACCCGCAGGTGCTGGAACCGCGCGACACGCCAAGATTGATTGACGCGCTGGCCGGCATCGCCTGGCTGCCCGGCGGCACGCGCGAGGCATTGCATGAAGCGCATGCGGCGTTGCTGGACGTGGGTTTGGCCTGCACGCTGGATAGACGCCCGAGGTTGGCGGTGCCAACGCCGGCGTTGGAAGAAGCGCAGCGGGTGATCACAGCCGCGTGCGAAGCAGCAGAGCTACCGTTCGGCCCGTCACCGCCGCAATGA